GAGGCGATATTTACAGCAAGATTCAAGCACCGACAGTGACAACGGAAGTTGAAGCGCGTTTGGGTGAGATTCGTGCCAACTTGCCACTGGGCTACAAACTCGAAATCGGCGGCGCGGTGGAAGAAAGTGCTAAAGGCAACGAATCCATTGGCGCTGGTTTTCCACTCTTCATCATCGTGGTGCTAACACTGCTAATGATTCAACTACAAAGCTTCCAGCGCGTCATTATGGTGGTGTTGACTGCACCGTTTGGTTTGATTGGGGTTGCGTTGTTCTTGCTGCTGTTTGATCGCCCGTTCGGGTTTGTTGCCATGCTGGGGACGATTGCGCTTTCTGGGATGATTATGCGCAACTCGGTGATTTTGGTGGATCAAATCGAGCGCAATATTGACGCAGGCTTTGTGCCGCGTGAAGCCGTGATTGAGGCAGCCGTGCGCCGTTTCCGCCCCATTATGTTGACCGCATTGGCAGCGATTTTGGCGATGATTCCCTTATCGGAAAGCGTGTTCTTTGGGCCGATGGCGATTGCGATTATGGGCGGATTATTGGTGGCGACGGTGCTAACGCTGCTGTTTTTACCAGCGCTGTATACGGTGTGGTTTAAACTGAGCAAGGGCAAAGCGGCGTTTGATGAAGCCGTTCAGCCCAGCGTGAGCGGATAAAGATCATCACACGCCAATGCCGCCCGGCAATCTGCCAAACTGCGCCCATCCGGTAACACCCGATGCGGCGCAAGATCCAGCAACGGCAACACCACAAACGAGCGTTCGCCGATACCGGGGTGAGGAACACACAAATCAGGCGAGTCAATCAGCGCATCGCCGTACAGCAATAAATCAAGGTCAAGGGTACGCGGCCCCCAACGCAACGTTGCATTCCGTACCCGCCCGTGCGCCCGTTCCACCGCGAATAAGGTTTGTAATAAAGCGTGGGCGGGAAGCTGCGTCAATACACTAGCCACCGCATTCACGTAATCCGGTTGGTCTTGCGGCCCCATTGGTTTGCTAGTGTAAAAGCGTGAAACACCGCGCAATTCCACGCCTTCTGCATCCGCCAATTGCTTCAGTGCCGAGTGCACATTCGCCACCGGATTACCCAGATTGCTGCCTAAACCAATGTAGCAAAGCACCGGTGTCATGAA
The window above is part of the Thiothrix winogradskyi genome. Proteins encoded here:
- the folK gene encoding 2-amino-4-hydroxy-6-hydroxymethyldihydropteridine diphosphokinase, translated to MTPVLCYIGLGSNLGNPVANVHSALKQLADAEGVELRGVSRFYTSKPMGPQDQPDYVNAVASVLTQLPAHALLQTLFAVERAHGRVRNATLRWGPRTLDLDLLLYGDALIDSPDLCVPHPGIGERSFVVLPLLDLAPHRVLPDGRSLADCRAALACDDLYPLTLG